From a region of the Salvelinus namaycush isolate Seneca chromosome 40, SaNama_1.0, whole genome shotgun sequence genome:
- the LOC120033525 gene encoding zinc finger protein 585B-like isoform X1, whose product MAELEKEGLNQTMHENQDEDEPHYTDDTKTSKMQDDASFEEKLIEEVRRYNNLYNTSLKDYKDFTITSNSWKEIAQTLRVEEQICRTKWKKLRDRYVRLRRKIKGKSGDAASGIQTQILTTLSWLSGYIKHKETKSDYPQAEEMDTSEDLQDDNLIEQEHFHSSNNEQQDGHLAVRRNVILERTKFNQRQQEAGETADDFITALHCLSEHCGYGALLSEMIRDRLVAGLLDRRLSKQLQMDPELTLDKAVARIRQTELVEKQQDLPEYTFKAASSRENESRVLSYRKHQCPANVQCQSEKKNQNSERPQQPQTTQENAEDPLDTDDTDVFSPGGEKPHYCAYCGRSFQKVRDLIRHQRTHTGEKPHHCPDCDRSFARLDKLKIHQEMHIGVKSHHCPDCNRGFARLDKLKSHQKIHAKDKHIFHSSDCVKSFVLLEKLEKHQLENTFKATSSASNVDRVLTQQRTFSKVRESKRQQSKIRARAPGKRTPSHSKTMHEKEEEPLDTDDSDDWIEGFGPGGEKPHYCFDCGKSFRKVRDLIRHQQTHTGEKPHHCPVCDRTFARLDKLKLHQEIHTGVKPYHCPDCERSFARLDNLKLHQKIHIKEEHVTLNHQTKMNVDCLHTQQRTASRGRQKSKMRASAPGRKMVQSQPGKDSTYRSSVRKNQQSEKLQQPQTTQENEEDPEGTSDNWTKSFRTVEKPYICSDCGKSFRLENRLLRHQRTHTGEKPYDCPDCDKSFARLDHVKSHQKTHMKEERNFRCSDCVKSFVRLEQLEKHQLTHKKSYSCSKCEERFSDLVDWKAHFLVHREILHCPDCDKQFLYKGLFERHRRTHLRKREKFLCTICGKEIHNFKIHMRVHTGEKPYHCTECGKSFAYTKSYKTHILTHTSGERATYPCLECGKTFTRIDGMVRHVRRVHTGERNHQCGDCGKRFFRKESLKRHSLVHTGEKPYQCSVCGQRFSQDGDRKRHEKRHYSGVSDFLDL is encoded by the exons ATGGCGGAACTTGAGAAGGAAGGACTGAACCAAACAATGCATGAGAACCAAGATGAAGATGAGCCCCATTATACTGATGACACTAAGACAAGCAAGATGCAAGACGACGCAAGTTTCGAGGAAAAGCTAATTGAAGAGGTCAGAAGGTACAACAATTTGTACAACACCTCATTGAAAGACTATAAAGACTTCACAATAACCAGTAACAGCTGGAAGGAGATAGCCCAAACTCTGAGAGTAGAAGAACAGATTTGCAGGACGAAATGGAAGAAATTGAGAGACAGATATGTCAGACTGAGGAGGAAAATTAAGGGGAAGAGTGGGGATGCAGCATCAGGAATACAAACACAAATACTCACCACACTGTCCTGGCTGTCTGGCTATATAAAACACAAGGAGACGAAGTCAGACTATCCACAG GCAGAGGAGATGGACACCTCAGAAGACCTGCAAGATGACAACCTGATCGAGCAGGAACACTTCCACAGTTCTAATAATGAACAACAAGATGGACATTTGGCAGTTAGGAGGAATGTAATATTAGAACGAACTAAATTCAACCAAAGACAACAAGAAGCAGGAGAGACAGCTGATGATTTTATCACTGCACTTCATTGTTTGTCGGAACATTGTGGTTATGGAGCTCTGCTCAGTGAGATGATAAGAGACCGACTAGTCGCAGGCTTACTTGACAGAAGACTGTCCAAGCAATTACAAATGGACCCAGAACTAACACTGGATAAAGCTGTCGCACGCATTCGTCAAACTGAACTTGTGGAAAAGCAACAGGACCTGCCAGAGTATACCTTCAAAGCTGCCAGCAGCAGAGAAAATGAAAGCCGTGTGCTTTCATATAGAAAGCATCAATGCCCAGCCAATGTCCAGTGCCAATCAGAGAAGAAGAATCAAAACTCAGAAAGACCACAACAACCCCAAACAACACAGGAGAATGCAGAAGATCCCCTAGATACTGATGACACTGATGTCTTCAGTCCTGGAGGAGAAAAGCCTCACTACTGCGCTTACTGCGGTAGGAGCTTTCAAAAAGTGAGGGATCTTATAAGACACCAGCGAACACATACTGGAGAGAAGCCTCACCACTGCCCTGATTGCGACAGAAGTTTTGCTCGATTAGATAAGCTAAAGATCCACCAAGAAATGCATATAGGAGTGAAGTCTCACCACTGCCCTGATTGCAACAGAGGTTTTGCTCGTTTAGATAAGCTTAAGTCACACCAAAAAATACATGCAAAAGACAAACATATTTTTCACTCCTCTGACTGTGTGAAAAGCTTTGTCCTATTGGAGAAGCTTGAAAAACACCAGCTGGAGAATACCTTCAAAGCTACCAGCAGTGCATCCAATGTAGATCGTGTGCTCACACAGCAGAGAACATTCAGCAAAGTCAGAGAGAGTAAAAGGCAGCAGAGTAAAATACGAGCTAGAGCTCCCGGAAAGAGAACACCATCACATAGCAAAACAATGCATGAGAAGGAAGAGGAGCCCCTAGATACTGATGACTCTGATGATTGGATTGAGGGTTTCGGTCCTGGAGGAGAGAAGCCTCACTACTGCTTTGACTGCGGTAAGAGCTTTAGAAAAGTGAGGGATCTTATAAGACACCAGCaaacacatacaggagagaagcctcacCACTGCCCTGTTTGTGACAGAACTTTCGCTAGATTAGATAAACTTAAATTACACCAAGAAATACATACAGGagtgaagccttaccactgccctGATTGTGAGAGAAGTTTTGCTCGATTAGATAATCTTAAATTACACCAAAAAATACATATTAAAGAGGAACATGTCACGCTGAACCATCAAACTAAAATGAATGTTGACTGtttgcacacacagcagagaacAGCCAGCAGAGGCAGGCAGAAGAGTAAAATGCGAGCTAGTGCACCAGGGAGGAAAATGGTCCAGTCACAGCCAGGCAAAGACTCCACTTACAGAAGTTCAGTTCGAAAGAATCAACAGTCAGAAAAACTGCAACAACCCCAAACAACGCAGGAGAATGAAGAGGATCCTGAAGGTACTTCTGATAACTGGACCAAGAGTTTCAGAACTGTAGAGAAGCCATacatctgctctgactgtggtaaGAGCTTCAGACTAGAGAATCGTCTTTTAAGACATCAGcgaacacatacaggagagaagccttacgacTGCCCTGACTGTGACAAAAGTTTTGCGCGATTAGATCATGTTAAGTCACACCAAAAAACACACATGAAGGAGGAACGTAATTtccgctgctctgactgtgtgaaAAGCTTTGTCCGATTGGAACAGCTTGAAAAACATCAGCTAACACACAAGAAAAGTTACAGCTGTTCAAAGTGTGAGGAAAGGTTTTCAGACCTGGTTGACTGGAAAGCACACTTTTTAGTACACAGAGAGATCCTCCACTGTCCTGACTGTGACAAGCAGTTCTTATACAAGGGACTTTTTGAAAGACACAGGAGAACAcatttgagaaagagagagaaatttcTCTGCACAATATGTGGGAAGGAAATTCACAACTTTAAAATACACATGCGAgtacacacgggagagaaaccatATCACTGCACtgagtgtgggaagagttttgcatATACAAAATCGTACAAAACACATATATTAACACATACCTCTGGAGAAAGAGCAACCTATCCTTGTTTGGAATGTGGAAAGACATTTACTCGCATAGATGGCATGGTGAGACACGTGAGGAGGGTTCATACTGGAGAGAGAAATCATCAGTGCGGAGACTGTGGGAAAAGATTCTTTCGAAAAGAGTCATTGAAGAGACACAGTCTagttcacactggagagaaaccataCCAATGCTCTGTCTGTGGGCAACGCTTCTCCCAAGATGGCGACAGAAAACGTCACGAGAAGAGGCACTACTCTGGTGTCTCAGATTTCCTCGATCTATAA
- the LOC120033525 gene encoding zinc finger and SCAN domain-containing protein 2-like isoform X2, translated as MAELEKEGLNQTMHENQDEDEPHYTDDTKTSKMQDDASFEEKLIEEVRRYNNLYNTSLKDYKDFTITSNSWKEIAQTLRVEEQICRTKWKKLRDRYVRLRRKIKGKSGDAASGIQTQILTTLSWLSGYIKHKETKSDYPQAEEMDTSEDLQDDNLIEQEHFHSSNNEQQDGHLAVRRNVILERTKFNQRQQEAGETADDFITALHCLSEHCGYGALLSEMIRDRLVAGLLDRRLSKQLQMDPELTLDKAVARIRQTELVEKQQDLPEYTFKAASSRENESRVLSYRKHQCPANVQCQSEKKNQNSERPQQPQTTQENAEDPLDTDDTDVFSPGGEKPHYCAYCGRSFQKVRDLIRHQRTHTGEKPHHCPDCDRSFARLDKLKIHQEMHIGVKSHHCPDCNRGFARLDKLKSHQKIHAKDKHIFHSSDCVKSFVLLEKLEKHQLENTFKATSSASNVDRVLTQQRTFSKVRESKRQQSKIRARAPGKRTPSHSKTMHEKEEEPLDTDDSDDWIEGFGPGGEKPHYCFDCAENSQQRQAEE; from the exons ATGGCGGAACTTGAGAAGGAAGGACTGAACCAAACAATGCATGAGAACCAAGATGAAGATGAGCCCCATTATACTGATGACACTAAGACAAGCAAGATGCAAGACGACGCAAGTTTCGAGGAAAAGCTAATTGAAGAGGTCAGAAGGTACAACAATTTGTACAACACCTCATTGAAAGACTATAAAGACTTCACAATAACCAGTAACAGCTGGAAGGAGATAGCCCAAACTCTGAGAGTAGAAGAACAGATTTGCAGGACGAAATGGAAGAAATTGAGAGACAGATATGTCAGACTGAGGAGGAAAATTAAGGGGAAGAGTGGGGATGCAGCATCAGGAATACAAACACAAATACTCACCACACTGTCCTGGCTGTCTGGCTATATAAAACACAAGGAGACGAAGTCAGACTATCCACAG GCAGAGGAGATGGACACCTCAGAAGACCTGCAAGATGACAACCTGATCGAGCAGGAACACTTCCACAGTTCTAATAATGAACAACAAGATGGACATTTGGCAGTTAGGAGGAATGTAATATTAGAACGAACTAAATTCAACCAAAGACAACAAGAAGCAGGAGAGACAGCTGATGATTTTATCACTGCACTTCATTGTTTGTCGGAACATTGTGGTTATGGAGCTCTGCTCAGTGAGATGATAAGAGACCGACTAGTCGCAGGCTTACTTGACAGAAGACTGTCCAAGCAATTACAAATGGACCCAGAACTAACACTGGATAAAGCTGTCGCACGCATTCGTCAAACTGAACTTGTGGAAAAGCAACAGGACCTGCCAGAGTATACCTTCAAAGCTGCCAGCAGCAGAGAAAATGAAAGCCGTGTGCTTTCATATAGAAAGCATCAATGCCCAGCCAATGTCCAGTGCCAATCAGAGAAGAAGAATCAAAACTCAGAAAGACCACAACAACCCCAAACAACACAGGAGAATGCAGAAGATCCCCTAGATACTGATGACACTGATGTCTTCAGTCCTGGAGGAGAAAAGCCTCACTACTGCGCTTACTGCGGTAGGAGCTTTCAAAAAGTGAGGGATCTTATAAGACACCAGCGAACACATACTGGAGAGAAGCCTCACCACTGCCCTGATTGCGACAGAAGTTTTGCTCGATTAGATAAGCTAAAGATCCACCAAGAAATGCATATAGGAGTGAAGTCTCACCACTGCCCTGATTGCAACAGAGGTTTTGCTCGTTTAGATAAGCTTAAGTCACACCAAAAAATACATGCAAAAGACAAACATATTTTTCACTCCTCTGACTGTGTGAAAAGCTTTGTCCTATTGGAGAAGCTTGAAAAACACCAGCTGGAGAATACCTTCAAAGCTACCAGCAGTGCATCCAATGTAGATCGTGTGCTCACACAGCAGAGAACATTCAGCAAAGTCAGAGAGAGTAAAAGGCAGCAGAGTAAAATACGAGCTAGAGCTCCCGGAAAGAGAACACCATCACATAGCAAAACAATGCATGAGAAGGAAGAGGAGCCCCTAGATACTGATGACTCTGATGATTGGATTGAGGGTTTCGGTCCTGGAGGAGAGAAGCCTCACTACTGCTTTGACTGCG cagagaacAGCCAGCAGAGGCAGGCAGAAGAGTAA